Part of the Candidatus Omnitrophota bacterium genome is shown below.
CCCCGGAAAACGAGCAGGCAAAGGCGCTGTTTCGCGGAGTGCCCGAAGGGTCCTGGGTCTATTTTGTGCATTCCTTTCATGTGGTCCCCCGGGATGAGGCTGCTGTGGCAGCGCGGGCTGATTATGGGGGGCCCTTTGCCGCGGCACTGGCCCAAGGCAATATATTTGCCACCCAGTTTCACCCGGAGAAGAGCCAGGAAGCCGGTTTGCGGATTTTGAAGAATTTTCTGAATATTTGACACCAAAACGTCATTGCGAGTAGCAAGGCGACGAAGCAATCTTTGCGGGACAAAGATCCCTTCGCTGTGCTCGGGATGACGTAGCACAAAACCAGGGACGGTTCTCGCTTAGCCGCTGTGGCTCATCGAGTTGCACGAGAACCGTCCCCGAGAGTCTGCAATGTTAATTATTCCAGCAATTGACTTGAAGGACGGAAAAGTCGTGCGCCTTTGGCAGGGCGATTTTTCCAAGGCCACAGTCTACGGCAATGATCCCGGCGAAGTGGCCCGGCGGTGGGCCGATGAGGGCGCAGAGCGCATCCACGTGGTGGACCTGGACGCAGCGCGCACGGGCGTGACGCATCATCTGGATCAAATCCGGGAAATTGCGCAGGCCGTGGACGTGGACATCGAAGCCGGCGGCGGCCTCAGGAGCCCAGAGCAGATCGAGGCTGTTTTCGAGGCGGGCGTGCGTTATGCTGTGGTGGGCACTAAGGCCACGCAGGACTCCGGATTTCTCAAGGCAGCTGTGGATGCTTTCGGC
Proteins encoded:
- the hisH gene encoding imidazole glycerol phosphate synthase subunit HisH (with HisF IGPS catalyzes the conversion of phosphoribulosyl-formimino-5-aminoimidazole-4-carboxamide ribonucleotide phosphate and glutamine to imidazole-glycerol phosphate, 5-aminoimidazol-4-carboxamide ribonucleotide, and glutamate in histidine biosynthesis; the HisH subunit provides the glutamine amidotransferase activity that produces the ammonia necessary to HisF for the synthesis of imidazole-glycerol phosphate and 5-aminoimidazol-4-carboxamide ribonucleotide), whose translation is PENEQAKALFRGVPEGSWVYFVHSFHVVPRDEAAVAARADYGGPFAAALAQGNIFATQFHPEKSQEAGLRILKNFLNI